CACACCTACGACGCCCAACTCACCCAGGGGGCCGCACAGCCGCTGCCGACGGACGTCGCGGTCGAGGGCGTCGACGAGTTCCTGACGACCGTCGCGGCGACGACCGTCCCCTGGCCGTTCAAGCCGGCAACCATCGACCTGCACACGACCGAGGGCCGCTCCTGGCGCCTGACCCTCAACGTCGACGGCGTCCGCTGCGACGACCTCGCCGCCGACGCGGAGCCGGGCGACATGGCGATGCGAGGCGCAGCGAGCGACCTGGTCCTCTACTTCTACGAGCGCGTCCCGCTCGACGGCCTGGAGACCACCGGCGACACCGAGCCGATGGAGCAGCTCGCAGACTGGGACCCGAACGCGTAAAGCGCGCACTTGTGACGCACATGTCGGTTGTGCGCGCTCCTGCGGGCGCCACTGGGCCCGGGGTCGCGGACATCGCGCGGCTGCGGGCAGGCTGCGGGCCTGCTGTCCAAGGGCGAAAGGCGCACCTGCGGGCGGCTCGCGCTCGACTGGGGACACGTGCGCGGCGGGTGCAGAGTGCTGGGACTGACCTCGTAGATCAAGCAGCGAGTCGGTAGCGGGCCCGGTGGTTGCGCTGGTGGCCCTCCTGGTTGGCCAGCCTCCTGATCTTGACCCGCTCCGCCACCACGCCCCAAACGCGTCGGATGTCCGTCTCATCCAACCGGTTCCGGCCCCGCCGCCGCCAACCCGGTAAACGGTCCCGGTCGGAGCACTAGGCCCGTCGTACGGTGCGGGCGGCACCGAATCCACTGAGGAGGTCGACGTGATCGCGCAACAGCTCAGGGTCGCCGCGTACGCGGTGTGTCTGCGGGACGACCGGTTGCTGCTCGCCCGGTGGGTCTCGCCGGACGGGTCTCGGCGGCATTGGACGCTGCCCGGCGGAGGAGTCGAGCACGCCGAGGATCCGTTCGACGCCGTCGTGCGGGAGGTGGCTGAGGAGACGGGGTACGAGGCGCAGGTCGAGCAGTTGCTCGGCGTGAACTCGCGAACGAGGCATGTGGAGCGGTACGACGGGGACGTCGTCGAGCTGCACATGCTGGCCATCTTCTACCGGGCTCGGATCGGTGCTGGTGAGCTTCGACCCGAGACGGGCGGCACGACCGACCTGGCGCAGTGGATACCCATGGCACAGGTCGCGGCCCTGGAGCGCTCCGTCGTCGTCGACATCGGGCTTGACCTGCACCGCGATGCGCCGCCCACCGGGCACCGGGAGCCGATCCGCATGACCGGCCTCCTGCGGCACTGATCGGCCACGGTCCTCGTCGTGTCCCGTCGGTGGCCGACATGACTCCAACCTCTGGGGTCAGTGCACCTCGCGCAGGGCTGCGATGCCGGTCAGGAAGATGTCGATGCCGGCGAGGAACTGCTCGCGGTCGTCGTGCTCGCGTAGCTGCGTCACCGTCGCGTGCACGAACGGGTACTTGCTGGGGTCCAGTTGCGCCCACTGCGCGGCGGCGGTGTTCAGGAATGCCTCTCGGTCCGTGTCGTCGCCGGTGAGGTGTCGAGCGTTCGCGGCGTTCTGTACGGCGACACCGAGGACGTAGTTCACGAGCGTTCCGGCCGCGTCGAAGCGCGCCTCCTCGGGGACGGCGAGTGCGTTCAGCAGCCTGCCGATGCTCTCGTAGAAGTCCAGCAGCGCGGGCCGCCACGGTTGCCGGGAGAGTTCTGCCCCGATCCAGGGGTGGGCGTCGATCGCGTCGAACAGGCCCAGAGCGAGGCCGCGCAGGGTTTCGCGGGGGCCCGCGTCGGTGACCGTGCCGGACAGCACGCGGGTGATGGCGTCGTCGGTGGCCGCCGCGAGCAGGTCGCTCTTGTCCGTCACATGGTGGTAGATCGCACCGTAGCCGGTCTTCAGGCGAATGGTGAGCGCGCGCAGCGTCAGCGCGCTCTCGCCGCCGCTGTCCAGGATGTCGGTCGCGGTCTGAATGATCAGCTCCCTGGACAGGCTGTCCGTGCGCCGCTGGGCCTGCGCGGATCCGTTCGCGGTTCTCTTCGCCATGGACCCAGTGTCGCACTGATGGATCGTCGCTCCAAGTCGTGTTAGCGTCTTTGGAGCGGCGATCCAAAGGGTTCGTCCATCGGATCCGGGAGGACCACCATGACGACACCGGTCGCGATCATCGGAGCAGGTCTGGGTGGCCTGGTGCTGGCCCGCGTGCTGCACGTGCACGGCGTTCCGTCCACGGTCTACGAGGCGGAGGCGTCCCCGTCGACGCGCACGCAGGGCGGGCTGCTCGACATCCGCGACTACAACGGTCAGCCGGCGCTGGAGGCGGCGGGCCTGACCGAGGAGTTCCGCACGCTCATCCTGGAAGGGCGTCAGGCGATGCGGATCCTGGACCGGCATAAGAACCTTCTGCTCGACGTGCCCGACGACGGCACGGGTAGCAGCCCCGAGGTGCAGCGCGGTGAACTGCGGCAGATGCTGCTCGACTCACTCCCGGCCGGCACCGTCCGGTGGGGCCACAAGGTCAGCGGCGTCCGCACCCTCGGCGAGGGCCGCCATGAAGTGGCCTTCGCCGAGGGCACGGCGGTCGTCACGAGCCTGCTGGTCGGCGCGGACGGCGCCTGGTCCCGGGTCCGATCGCTGCTCTCCGACGCGACACCCGAGTACACCGGCTTCTCGTTCATCGAAATCCACCTGTTCGATGGCGACAGCCGGCACCCGACCAGCGCGGAAACCGTCGGTGGCGGAGCGATGATGGTGCTGGAGCCGGGCAAGGGGATCCTGGCCCACCGGGAGCGCGGCGGGAACCTCCACACCTGGGTGATGCTCGCCAGGCCGCAGCACTGGTTCGCCGCCATCGACTTCACCGACCCCGGCGCGGCCACCGCACGGATCGTGCGGGAGTTCGACGGCTGGGCGCCGGAGCTCACCGCTCTGGTCACCGACGGCGAGACCCCGCCGGTCCTGCGCCACATCTTCACCCTGCCCGTCGAGCACCGGTGGGACCGGGTGCCGGGGGTGACCCTGCTCGGCGACGCCGCACACCTGACGGCCCCCAACGGCGAAGGCGCCAACCTGGCCCTGTTCGACGGCGCCGAACTGGGCAAGGCCATCGCCGCGCACCCCGACGACATCGAGACCGCGCTCACCGAATACGAGAAGGCCATGTTCGTGCGTCATGTCGCGGCCAACGCCGAGGCCTCCGACCTGCGCGACATGCTGGGCGACGACACACCCCACAAGCTGATCAACGCCTTTACCGGCAGCTGACCTGGCCCTCGGCGGGTGCGGCGTGGACATCCGGGGCGTTGGGGGTTTTGCGGGAAGCTACGGGTGGTCCTTCGGGGGCTGGGAGTGCGGGGGTCGGTCAGCCCGCAGGCCCTGGTCGACATGGTTGATCATCCAGGTGAAGCTCTCGTCGACGTCGGTGTCGATCTGGAAGCCGCCGGCTGCTTCCAGGGTCGCGAAGCCGTGCATCATGCTGCGGAACATCCGGAGAGCGTGGATCTCCTGGCCGGGGTCCAGCCGGTACCCGCGCAGCACGGCGGAGAGGGAGGCGAGCAGTCGGCTGCTCGCGGTGAGGAGCGGGTCGTCCGGTCCGTTCGAGCGGGCCGCGTTGCCCGCCGCGTACCGGCCGGGGTGGTCCTTCACGTACGTCCGCATGGCCTGGGCGGCGGCGGTCAGGGCGTCGGTGCCGGCCCGACCCTGGGTGGCGTCGCGGATGGCATCACCGACCTCGATCGTGGCCAGGACGGCGATCCGGTGCGCGAGGTCGGCCAGGCTGTCGACGTGTCGGTAGAGCGAGGGGGTCTTGACCCCGAGCCGTTCGGCGAGCAGGCCCATACTGAGCTGGGCAAACCCGATCTCGTCGGCCAGGCTCGCGCCGGCTTCGACGACGGCCGCCGAGGTGAGTCCGGCCCTAGGCACGAGCGGTCGTCTCGGCGAGGAAGGGCAGAGCCAGCGCGAGGACCTTCTCGGGCGTCTGGGCGTGCGGGTAGTGGCCGGCGCCCTCGATGACCACCAGCTCACCGAGGCCGTTGGGCAGGTCGGCGATGATCTTCTCGCCCTCGGCGCGCGGGTTGGCCCAGTCGGGGTCGGCGCTGCCCTCGATGACCAGGACCGGGCAGGTGACGTTGGGTAGCTGTGCGCCGGCGTCACCCGGGCTGGACTTGCACATGGCCTGCAGGGCCTTCATCCGGCCGGGCTCGCTCAGCTTGGCCTCGATCCGCGCCAGTTCGCTGTCCCAGTCGGCGGGCTTCACCGGATACGCCACGTCGAGGTATTTCTTCCAGCTCGGCAGGCTTCCCCGGACCAGGGTCATTGCCAAGTGGGTGGACCCGACCCGGTAACGCTTCACCCGTAGCAGCCCGCCCAGGGCGATCGACTGGTTGCGGGTGAACGGCGCCAACTCGATGACGCCGGTGATCAGGTCGGGCGCCGTGGCGGCGGCGATGGTCGCGGCACCCCCACTGATCGACTGGCCGATGATCACGGCCGGACCGCCGAGGTGACGCACGACGGCAACCAGGTCACCGGCGATGTCGGTGCGGCTGTAGCCGTCCCAGCCGAGGCTGGAGTCACCGCAACCACGGATGTCGACGTTCGCGACCCGGTAACCGGCCGCGGCCAGGGCCGGGGCGACGAATCGGTAGGAGTGCCGGCTGTCACCGATGCCGTGCGCGAGGACGACGAGTGGACCCTCACCGATCACGTCGAAGGCGATGGTGTTGCCGTCGATGGCCAGGTACTCGGTCATGACAACCTCCAAGGGGTTAACTAACTGCGTTAGCTAAAAACTAACTGAATTAGCTATCTGGGTCAACCCGCGAGGCTAGAACGTCGTGCGGCCGTACGCGGCGCGGGCCTGGGCCACCTCGGCGGCCGCGCGTTCACGCCACCGGCGCTGGGCCTCCTGGTTGCAGACCCGGCAGACCCGGCGGTAGCGGCCCGTCGTGGCGTCGAGTTCACGGTCGTGGCCGTTGCGGCACTGTGCCGCCTGCGACCGGGTGCGGCAGGTCTCCGAGCGGCTGACCTGGCGCAGGTGCGTCGGCTCGATGCAGTCGGCGGCGCCGCAGGTCTGGTCGACGTCGAGGGTGGGGTCGTACCCGCCGACGAGGACCACGAACGCGGCGATGTGTGCCCAGGCCCGTCCGGCGACCTTCTGGTGGATCCCGCGTCGCGGCCCGTAGCCGTGGATGACGAGACAGCCGTCGTC
The window above is part of the Micromonospora sp. LH3U1 genome. Proteins encoded here:
- a CDS encoding NUDIX hydrolase is translated as MIAQQLRVAAYAVCLRDDRLLLARWVSPDGSRRHWTLPGGGVEHAEDPFDAVVREVAEETGYEAQVEQLLGVNSRTRHVERYDGDVVELHMLAIFYRARIGAGELRPETGGTTDLAQWIPMAQVAALERSVVVDIGLDLHRDAPPTGHREPIRMTGLLRH
- a CDS encoding TetR/AcrR family transcriptional regulator encodes the protein MAKRTANGSAQAQRRTDSLSRELIIQTATDILDSGGESALTLRALTIRLKTGYGAIYHHVTDKSDLLAAATDDAITRVLSGTVTDAGPRETLRGLALGLFDAIDAHPWIGAELSRQPWRPALLDFYESIGRLLNALAVPEEARFDAAGTLVNYVLGVAVQNAANARHLTGDDTDREAFLNTAAAQWAQLDPSKYPFVHATVTQLREHDDREQFLAGIDIFLTGIAALREVH
- a CDS encoding FAD-dependent oxidoreductase, giving the protein MTTPVAIIGAGLGGLVLARVLHVHGVPSTVYEAEASPSTRTQGGLLDIRDYNGQPALEAAGLTEEFRTLILEGRQAMRILDRHKNLLLDVPDDGTGSSPEVQRGELRQMLLDSLPAGTVRWGHKVSGVRTLGEGRHEVAFAEGTAVVTSLLVGADGAWSRVRSLLSDATPEYTGFSFIEIHLFDGDSRHPTSAETVGGGAMMVLEPGKGILAHRERGGNLHTWVMLARPQHWFAAIDFTDPGAATARIVREFDGWAPELTALVTDGETPPVLRHIFTLPVEHRWDRVPGVTLLGDAAHLTAPNGEGANLALFDGAELGKAIAAHPDDIETALTEYEKAMFVRHVAANAEASDLRDMLGDDTPHKLINAFTGS
- a CDS encoding TetR/AcrR family transcriptional regulator produces the protein MPRAGLTSAAVVEAGASLADEIGFAQLSMGLLAERLGVKTPSLYRHVDSLADLAHRIAVLATIEVGDAIRDATQGRAGTDALTAAAQAMRTYVKDHPGRYAAGNAARSNGPDDPLLTASSRLLASLSAVLRGYRLDPGQEIHALRMFRSMMHGFATLEAAGGFQIDTDVDESFTWMINHVDQGLRADRPPHSQPPKDHP
- a CDS encoding alpha/beta fold hydrolase; translation: MTEYLAIDGNTIAFDVIGEGPLVVLAHGIGDSRHSYRFVAPALAAAGYRVANVDIRGCGDSSLGWDGYSRTDIAGDLVAVVRHLGGPAVIIGQSISGGAATIAAATAPDLITGVIELAPFTRNQSIALGGLLRVKRYRVGSTHLAMTLVRGSLPSWKKYLDVAYPVKPADWDSELARIEAKLSEPGRMKALQAMCKSSPGDAGAQLPNVTCPVLVIEGSADPDWANPRAEGEKIIADLPNGLGELVVIEGAGHYPHAQTPEKVLALALPFLAETTARA
- a CDS encoding HNH endonuclease; protein product: MLSAVKGLSRYHTEESLRAYLLERSHRTDDGCLVIHGYGPRRGIHQKVAGRAWAHIAAFVVLVGGYDPTLDVDQTCGAADCIEPTHLRQVSRSETCRTRSQAAQCRNGHDRELDATTGRYRRVCRVCNQEAQRRWRERAAAEVAQARAAYGRTTF